The bacterium genome includes the window TTGATGACGGCGCGCAGACTATCGCCGCGACGATACTTTTCCTCCTTGATCTGCTCGCTTTTGGGCAGGCTCAACTCGGTCCGGTCTACGTTGATAAAGATCTCTTCACGGTTTACCTGTCGGATATCGCCGATGATGATTTCGCCGATGCGGTTTTTAAACTCTTCAAAGATGAGTTCCTTTTCAATCTCTTTGATGCGCTGGTTGAGGTTCTGTTTGGCCGAGATGATCAGCCGACGGCCGAAGGTGGAAGGATCTATGATCTCGAGAAACTCATCGCCCAGCTCCAAGTCCGGCTCGGCACGCCGTGCCGTTTCCAGATCGATCTCGGTCACGTCGTTGGCCACCTGTTCGACGATCAGCTTGCTCTGATAGATCTCAATTTCTCCTTTTTCCATGTTGATAAAAATGGAATAGTTCCCGTTCTGGCCGTATTTTTTTCTCAACATGTTTAGGAAAATTTCCTGCAGAATGCGGGAGAGAATCTCCTTATCGATGTTCTTCTCCTTTGCCAACAAAGAGAAGGCTTCGACGATTTCATTTTTCATGGTTTCGTTCCACGATCATTAGAATTCCAAGAGAACCACGGCTGATTGGATTCGGCCGAGCTCGATTATTTTTTCCTGCATGTCCTTTTCAATCGTCAGAAGAACGGTCTCCTCGTCCGCCTTGCGGATACGGCCGACCAGGGTCTCCGTCGTTTCGCCGACCTGATGCTGAATGGCCACCAATCGTCCGGCGTGTCGGATAAAATCACGGGCGTTTTTCAACGGACGATCGACTCCGGGCGAAGAGACCTCCAAAGTGTAGCGCACTGGAATCAGATCTTTCTGATCCAGCAGATCCGAGATCGCACGGCTGGCTTGGGAAACGCGCCGAATGCTGATGCCGCCCGGCTCATCCACCAGGATGCGCACCAGGGTTCGCCCTCCTCTCCCATGGATGAACAGCTCCACCAGTTCGATGCCCATGGCAGTTAACACAGGCTCTATCATTGGCGCTAATTCTTCAGGTCGCATTTTCTGTTCCACATAATAATAAAAAAGTGGGCTTTTAGGGCCCACTTTGGGATAATAATATAAAAAAAAATAAACAAATATGCAAGGAAAAAATAGGCAATCTTTATTGCTCCAGCATGGCTAGCTGCAAAACCGCCTCATC containing:
- a CDS encoding ribosome maturation factor RimP; protein product: MLTAMGIELVELFIHGRGGRTLVRILVDEPGGISIRRVSQASRAISDLLDQKDLIPVRYTLEVSSPGVDRPLKNARDFIRHAGRLVAIQHQVGETTETLVGRIRKADEETVLLTIEKDMQEKIIELGRIQSAVVLLEF